The genomic DNA AGCGAGTTCTTCTCATTGCTCGGTTTGATGATGCCAGTGGGTGTCATGACGATCTTGGTGGTCTATACCGTTCACGGGCAGGCCGGCGACCCCGGTGGCATCTGGGCGGCTTTACTCGGCGTGCTCGCTACCTTTTTACTCCACCTGTGGAAGCGCGAGTCAGCGCTGTCTATCTTTGGCGGGACCGCCTTCTACATGCTCCTGGTCAACGTAGTCTTTTAGTCTCCGCAGTTCCTATAGCCCGAACTTGGCGGTGGCTTCGGACCAGAGGGCGTCGAACCGAGACTGGTCTACGTACTGCGCGCTAATGTCTGGGAAGTCATCATAAGTGTCTGGGTGTGAAACGACTTCTTGCGGCTGATCAACGTTTCCCGTGGAACTATGTGGCGTTGCCACTCCGACGATGGCATCCGATGGATCCAGGGCAATCATGCGCACCATGCGACAGCTGCGGGCATCTTGTTCTTCCATTTCCGCCATATGGATCGCAGAGCCTACCCCTGGCACATTCAGTTCGGTCCGTACGTATAGGTAATTCGTCATGGCACCTAAGTGTAGCTACGGCGTGGAGTGCTGGGCGTACCGGGCCGCTAGCCATGAGCACATCATCAGTTGGACTTGGTGGTAAATCATCAACGGAAGGACTAGTAGGCCAAGGGGCGCTCCACCAGAGGTAAAAATGACCGAGGCCATCGGGAGTCCAGTGGCCAAAGACTTCTTTGAGCCACAAAATTCAATCGCGATAATATCTGCGCGGCTAAATCCTAGCTTTTGGCTGACCTTTCTAGTCAGCCACAGCATAAATGCGACGAAAGCTGCCGCGAACCCTACGAGGAAAGGTAATTCCCACATGGAGATGGACGCCCAAATTCCGTCCACTATCCCTTTGGAGAAGGCGGAATAAACCACCATCGCAATGGATCCGCGGTCTACTACCTTGGTGGCCTTGCTTTGGGCGATTCTTCCTATCCAACGCCGAGTGAGCTGTCCCAGAACGAAGGGAGCCAACAGCAACAGGGCGATTTCTCCAAATACGGAAGTATCGATGTGGATCCCTCCCCCGGTCCCCATCAGGAGCATCACGAGAAGTGGCGTGACGATGACGCCCACCAGGTTGGAGGAAGAGGCTGAGATTATCGCACCGGCCACGTTTCCCTTCGCAATCGAAGTAAAGGCAACCGAGGATTGCACTGTGGAAGGAACTAACGTGAGAAATAAAATTCCTAGGTACATGTCGTGCGACACGACTGCAGTAAGCGGGCGCAGCGCGATACCAATGAGCGGATAGACCACGAAGGTGAATGCCAGGATGGTCAGGTGCAGGCGCCAGTGCTTTAGTCCATTGAGGGCCTCTTGAGTGGACAGCCTAGCTCCATAAAGAAAGAAGAGTATCGCAATCGCTACGTTCGTCAGTTTGCCGAATATCTCGGCAAAGCTCCCCCTAGCCGGTGCGAGAACCGCAATGATGACTGCGAGAATGATGAGGACGATGAGCGGGTCGGGCTTTTTTAGGCGCTGCAGCATGCTAAGAGTGTAGACCCGTCCCCGCCCCACCCGCATGAAAAACGCGGCGCGCACAATGTAATGGCCTGGTTTCACGTGAAACTAAGCCGGGGAGCGTTTAGGTGGTAGTGACGTTCGAACCGTCTTGTTGTACTTCGTATTCCTCCAACGGGTCACGGCCAGGGCCGGAGATGACGCTCCCATCGCTGAGGTCATAGGACGTGTTATGCGCAGTGCAGGTCGCTGTCATGCCTTCAATCTCGGTGATCGGATTGCGTTGGTGGGGGCATGTTTGGGAATAGGCCTTAAACTCCCCTTCTTTAGGCTGGGTAAAGATAACTCCATCCACAATCTTTGCAGAGCCGATCGGGATATCGGTTGCAGCGATCTCCGCTGACGGTGTTGAGCCGCAAGCCGCCGCGTAAACGCCTGCGAAAGTCGTAGCGGTTCCGAGCAAAAACATTCGGCGCGAGCACATAGTCATGCCTCTACTCTAGCCCGCTGTGGCCCCCCAATGTGAGCGAGTTATGGTTTCGTCCAAGGTCTGAGTTTCACGTGAAACACAGTAGTTTAACCGGCCAGAAGCCCTGCCCATGTTTCGGGAGAACCGTTAGAAGTTGGAGTGAGTTCGTAGGTGCCGGAGTCGATGCCCAAGTCATTTACAATGCTGCGTGCGGATAGCTGCGTCTGCGCTTCAGCGACGTTAGAAACTTCCGCCTCGCCTTGCTCGGCAAAGGCACCAATGGCGAAGGTGGAGGCGGCGATGGCTGCGAGGGCGGTTCTTTTCTTCATGCGTTTCATTGTGCCCTTATTGTCGGGCTGGGCGCGTTGAGAAATGGAATGTTCGGAAAGCTTTACGCAAGCTCTATCCTTATTCGCAGGAATTGCAATGGGGAGTTACGTCAATAATGAATGAGAACAATCATTGCTGTGTTCAATCGAAAACCTAGAAGAGTTTATTGTTAGTGACTAAATACGGAGGACGGGGTTGTGCGTTTAATACCGTCACAGTGTCTAATATAAGGGTTCTTCCTAAGCAATGGAATCCGCCGACACAGCAGATAAAAATATCCCCCCTCCGGATGAAGATTGAAACTTCTCCGGAAGGGGTGAGTAGCGCAGTACTGTTTTCTACTTATCCGATTTACGCGCCGCGTGGCGGAGAGCGTTGACATCGACTTGGGGAGCGGCTGTCTCCCCAGCTGCTTC from Corynebacterium tuberculostearicum includes the following:
- a CDS encoding bile acid:sodium symporter family protein, with protein sequence MLQRLKKPDPLIVLIILAVIIAVLAPARGSFAEIFGKLTNVAIAILFFLYGARLSTQEALNGLKHWRLHLTILAFTFVVYPLIGIALRPLTAVVSHDMYLGILFLTLVPSTVQSSVAFTSIAKGNVAGAIISASSSNLVGVIVTPLLVMLLMGTGGGIHIDTSVFGEIALLLLAPFVLGQLTRRWIGRIAQSKATKVVDRGSIAMVVYSAFSKGIVDGIWASISMWELPFLVGFAAAFVAFMLWLTRKVSQKLGFSRADIIAIEFCGSKKSLATGLPMASVIFTSGGAPLGLLVLPLMIYHQVQLMMCSWLAARYAQHSTP
- a CDS encoding Rieske (2Fe-2S) protein is translated as MTMCSRRMFLLGTATTFAGVYAAACGSTPSAEIAATDIPIGSAKIVDGVIFTQPKEGEFKAYSQTCPHQRNPITEIEGMTATCTAHNTSYDLSDGSVISGPGRDPLEEYEVQQDGSNVTTT
- a CDS encoding branched-chain amino acid transporter permease, translating into MPAGVSLATIATVLVPVGLITVVLRQLPFSFVKWMKDSEFFSLLGLMMPVGVMTILVVYTVHGQAGDPGGIWAALLGVLATFLLHLWKRESALSIFGGTAFYMLLVNVVF